From one Triticum aestivum cultivar Chinese Spring chromosome 4B, IWGSC CS RefSeq v2.1, whole genome shotgun sequence genomic stretch:
- the LOC123090251 gene encoding lysM domain-containing GPI-anchored protein LYP4-like has translation MTMKRGHGSGRLAGDGDGVFPDPPPAGNREVTCTGSSGATSKPALLEPCASAMDCPVLLSSTLHADLKLAELDALFAADPLAILATKAIDFAAPGPASRILPPGLALRVPVPCACSSGVRKATSVRYVSRPGDTLSRVYGGLTAPDWIRDSNGGVLDADGAVNVGTALLVPLHCVCCNAVPAVYLTYVVDKGDTVPAIVKRYQTTVTDVMSGRGSGRLAGYGDGTFLDKLE, from the coding sequence ATGACGATGAAGCGCGGCCACGGCTCCGGCAGGCTggccggggacggcgacggcgtGTTCCCCGACCCGCCACCAGCCGGAAACCGCGAGGTCACCTGCACGGGGTCGTCCGGCGCCACGTCCAAGCCCGCGCTACTCGAGCCCTGCGCCTCCGCCATGGACTGCCCCGTGCTGCTCTCCTCCACCCTCCACGCCGACCTCAAACTCGCCGAGCTGGACGCGCTCTTCGCCGCCGACCCGCTCGCCATCCTGGCCACCAAAGCCATCGACttcgccgccccgggcccggccaGCCGCATCCTCCCGCCTGGCCTCGCGTTGCGCGTGCCGGTCCCCTGCGCCTGCTCTAGCGGCGTCCGCAAAGCCACCTCCGTCCGCTATGTCTCCCGCCCGGGGGACACACTCTCGCGTGTCTACGGCGGCCTCACCGCCCCGGACTGGATCAGGGACTCCAACGGCGGCGTCCTCGACGCCGACGGTGCCGTCAACGTCGGGACCGCGCTGCTCGTGCCGTTGCACTGCGTGTGCTGTAACGCAGTGCCCGCCGTGTACCTCACGTATGTGGTGGACAAAGGGGACACCGTGCCAGCAATCGTGAAGAGGTACCAGACCACGGTCACCGACGTGATGAGCGGGCGCGGCTCCGGCAGGCTGGCCGGCTACGGCGACGGCACGTTCCTGGACAAGCTCGAGTGA